A DNA window from Ipomoea triloba cultivar NCNSP0323 chromosome 10, ASM357664v1 contains the following coding sequences:
- the LOC116031527 gene encoding heavy metal-associated isoprenylated plant protein 29 gives MMGRNMTAIVEMRVHMDCPGCESKIKKALKKLDGVDEVDIEMEKQKVTVTGWADQMKVVKTVRKTGRKAELWPYPYNPEYHSFAHRYYNFYCNPSTHFSKPYSYNYHKHGYNGHDHGYYQEAPYSTIIDEQTSKMFSDENATGCSIM, from the exons ATGATGGGTCGCAATATGACGGCG ATTGTGGAGATGAGAGTGCACATGGACTGTCCAGGATGCGAGAGCAAGATTAAGAAAGCTCTCAAGAAACTTGACG GCGTGGATGAGGTCGACATAGAGATGGAGAAGCAAAAGGTGACCGTGACGGGATGGGCAGACCAAATGAAAGTTGTTAAAACAGTTAGGAAAACTGGAAGGAAAGCGGAGCTATGGCCATACCCATACAACCCCGAATACCACAGCTTTGCGCATCGTTACTACAACTTCTACTGCAACCCATCTACCCACTTCTCCAAACCATACTCGTATAACTATCACAAACACGGATACAATGGTCATGATCACGGTTACTATCAAGAAGCACCTTACTCGACCATTATCGACGAACAAACTAGCA
- the LOC116033529 gene encoding U-box domain-containing protein 45-like produces MMEERKEEMGRDCSEDLRRSVKKLHFGSWEEKEVAAAEIKRLAKEDLRRRKFMAELGVIPPLVDMLGSEMVARRRLAVQALIVLAHGSYTNKALMVEAGILSKLPEKMDVTEELINQEFLHLVLSVSSLASSQFPVINSSRIIPFVVSILETTASNETRGLCLETLYILSSVLGNSGILVRNGVVGVLLRLCSSREVSEKALAVLGNLIVTQTGKKALEENPWVPEGLIETMAWDEKPKCQELAVYILMILAHQSSVQREKMAKAEIVPILLEVALLGSPLAQKRALKLLQWFKDERQRSMEHHSGPQMRRSSIGSPVHPREADEEGKRLLKKIVKQSLYKNMETITRRANCSGESSRLKTLAINSSSKSLPY; encoded by the exons atgATGGAAGAGAGAAAGGAGGAGATGGGGAGAGACTGTAGTGAGGATTTGCGGAGGTCGGTGAAGAAACTGCACTTTGGGAGCTGGGAGGAGAAGGAGGTGGCGGCGGCGGAGATTAAGAGGCTGGCCAAAGAAGACTTAAGGCGGCGGAAATTCATGGCGGAGCTGGGCGTTATTCCGCCGTTGGTGGATATGCTCGGCTCTGAGATGGTGGCGCGCCGGAGGTTGGCGGTTCAAGCGTTGATTGTGCTGGCGCATGGATCTTACAC GAACAAGGCTCTAATGGTGGAAGCAGGAATCTTATCAAAATTACCTGAGAAAATGGATGTGACAgaagaattaattaatcaagAGTTTTTACACCTTGTTCTGAGTGTGTCATCATTAGCAAGCAGCCAATTCCCAGTGATAAACTCCTCAAGAATCATCCCATTTGTTGTCAGCATTCTTGAGACGACAGCAAGCAATGAGACCAGAGGATTATGTTTGGAAACATTGTACATTTTGTCCTCAGTTCTGGGGAATTCAGGAATCTTGGTCAGAAATGGGGTGGTGGGTGTTCTGTTGAGGCTGTGTTCATCAAGAGAGGTATCAGAGAAGGCCCTGGCAGTTCTGGGGAACTTGATTGTGACCCAGACAGGGAAGAAAGCGTTGGAAGAGAATCCGTGGGTGCCCGAGGGGTTAATCGAGACGATGGCATGGGACGAGAAGCCGAAATGCCAGGAATTAGCAGTGTATATTCTGATGATCTTAGCACACCAGAGTTCTGTACAAAGGGAGAAAATGGCAAAGGCTGAAATTGTTCCAATCCTGCTTGAAGTGGCCTTGTTGGGCAGTCCTTTGGCTCAGAAAAGGGCACTGAAATTGCTGCAATGGTTCAAAGATGAAAGGCAGAGGTCTATGGAGCATCATTCCGGGCCTCAGATGAGAAGGAGCTCGATTGGTTCGCCCGTTCATCCTAGAGAAGCCGACGAGGAGGGGAAGAGGCTGCTGAAAAAGATTGTGAAGCAGAGCTTGTATAAGAACATGGAAACGATTACCCGTCGGGCCAATTGCTCAGGAGAGTCTTCCAGGCTCAAGACATTAGCCATTAAttcaagctccaagagcttgccTTACTAG